TTTCTGCGTGCAACGGGTTTTTAACCCAGAGCTACGGGATAGATGGTTTTGATCGAGGGAAAATATCTTGCCCAGAAGCCGACAAGGTCCTTCAATGAAATAATGTATCTTTTATTAATAAGTACATTTTGGTGCAGAAAAGTAACATTCCTACATTCAGAGCCCCAAATAAGTGCCACCGATGTGGCGCAGGGTGACAGGCGCAACTTATGAGAGAATCCCCGGCCACCGTCCTACAAGCCCCTGAGAAAGTGATGAAAGCAGTGTCCGCCTCGGCCTCCCGTTACGCGATGATTCACCAAGTGTTGCGTGACGCGATCGTCAACGGCACCGCCCGCCATGGCCTGGTGTTGCTGGAAGCCCCCTGGCCGAATTGTTCGGCACCAGCCGCGTGCCGGTGCGCAAGGCGCTGGACCTGCTGCATGCCGAAGGCTTGATCTGCCGCTTCAATGGCCGGGGTTACTTGATCAACCCTGAAGGCCTGGCGATGGAACCGTTGCGCCTGCCCTTAAGCCACGCCCATCTGGGCTTGAATGGTGAAGATGAGTTGGTGGACACGCGACCACTGGGCGAACGCATCGTCGAGGAGATCGGCGCAGCGCTGTCCACCTGCATTGCCTTCGGCCATTACCGCCTGGATGAACAAGCTGCCGCCGACCACTATGGCGTCAGCCGTGCGGTAGTACGTGAAGCGCTGATGCGTTTGCGTGACCGCGGCTTGGTGGAAAAAGAGCCCTATTCCCAATGGCTGGCCGGGCCTTTGACTGCGCGGGAAGTGACCGAAGACTACGAGTTGCGCGCCTGCCTGGAACCCGAAGCCCTGCGCCAAAGCGCACCGAACCTTGACCGCGAACTGCTCGAAGCCATGTTGCAACGGGTGCTCGACGCCCAGGACAGCCCTCACTGCAGCCTGGAGGCTATCGAGCAGATCGAGGAGGACTTGCACCAGCGCTGCCTGGCAGGCCTGCAGAACCGCAAGATCGCCGCGCTGATCCGCCAGGGCCAGAGCCCGATGATCATCAGCCGGATTTTCTATCGTTTGCTGGGGATCGGTGCTGATCCGGCGATGTTGGCCGAACATCGGTTGATTCTGGAGCTGTTGCTGCATGGCGCGTTTGACGCGGCGGCGTTGAATTTGCGCGAGCATTTGCAACGAGCCCGGCAGCGCATGTTGCAGCGTTTGAAGGTGTTGTCGGTGCTTCCAGAACAACCCCTTCCCAGCTATCTGCATAAAATCAGCTGAATTCATGCAATTTGTTACTAACAACCCCAGACCATTGAAACCACCACTGCCCCGCCCCATCTAACCAGCATACTTCCTTATGCAGGTGCCCCATGAGCGACCAGCAAGCCTTCCCTGATTACGACCTGAACGACTACGCCGACCCCGAAAACGCCGAATCCACTTCCTCGAATACCGGCCTGGCGTTACCTGGGCAGAACCTGCCGGACAAGGTCTACATCATCCCGATCCACAATCGGCCGTTCTTCCCGGCGCAAGTGCTGCCGGTGATCGTCAATGAAGAGCCGTGGGCCGAAACGCTTGAGCTGGTGAGCAAGTCCGACCACCACTCCCTCGCGCTGTTTTTTCATGGAGACGCCGCCCGAAGACCCGCGCCACTTCGACACCTCCGCGTTGCCGCTGTACGGCACCCTGGTGAAGGTGCATCACGCCAGCCGCGAGAACGGCAAGCTGCAATTTGTGGCCCAGGGCCTGACCCGCGTACGCATCAAGACCTGGCTCAAGCACCACCGCCCACCGTACCTGGTGGAGGTCGAATACCCGCACCAGCCTTCCGAGCCGACCGACGAGGTCAAGGCCTACGGCATGGCGCTGATCAATGCAATCAAGGAACTGCTGCCGCTCAACCCGCTGTACAGCGAAGAGTTGAAAAACTACCTCAACCGCTTCAGCCCCAATGACCCGTCGCCACTTACCGACTTCGCCGCCGCGTTGACTTCGGCGACAGGCAACGAGTTGCAGGAAGTGCTGGACTGCGTGCCCATGCTCAAGCGCATGGAAAAAGTGCTGCCGATGCTGCGCAAGGAGGTTGAAGTCGCGCGCCTGCAAAAGAAATCTCCGCCGAAGTGAACCGCAAGATCGGCGAGCATCAGCGCGAGTTCTTCCTCAAGGAACAACTCAAGGTCATCCAGCAGGAACTGGGGCTTACCAAGGACGACCGCAGCGCCGACGTCGAACAGTTCGAGCAACGCCTGCAAGGCAAAGTGCTGCCCACCCAGGCGCAAAAACGCATCGATGAAGAACTGAACAAACTCTCGATCCTGGAAACCGGATCGCCGGAATACGCGGTCACGCGCAATTACCTGGACTGGGCCACCTCGGTGCCATGGGGCGTGTATGGCGAAGACAAACTCGACCTGAAACACGCACGCAAGGTGCTGGATAAACACCACGCGGGCCTGGACGACATCAAGAGCCGCATCCTCGAATTCCTGGCGGTGGGTGCCTATAAAGGCGAGGTCGCCGGCTCCATCGTATTGCTGGTGGGCCCGCCGGGCGTGGGCAAGACCAGCGTAGGTAAATCCATTGCCGAATCCCTGGGACGGCCGTTCTATCGGTTCAGCGTCGGCGGCATGCGTGACGAGGCTGAGATCAAGGGCCACCGCCGCACCTACATCGGCGCCCTGCCCGGCAAGCTGGTGCAGGCGCTCAAGGATGTGGAGGTGATGAACCCGGTGATCATGCTCGACGAGATCGACAAGATGGGCCAAAGCTTCCAGGGCGACCCAGCGTCGGCCTTGCTGGAAACCCTGGACCCGGAACAGAACGTCGAATTCCTCGATCACTACCTGGACCTGCGCCTGGACCTGTCCAAAGTCCTGTTCGTGTGCACCGCCAACACCCTGGATTCAATCCCCGGCCCGTTGCTGGACCGTATGGAAGTGATTCGCCTGTCGGGCTATATCACCGAAGAAAAAGTCGCGATCGCCAAGCGTCACCTGTGGCCAAAACAGCTGGAAAAAGCCGGTGTGGCAAAAACCAGCCTGACCATCAGCGACAGCGCGTTGCGTGCATTGATCGACGGTTATGCGCGCGAAGCCGGCGTACGCCAGTTGGAGAAACAACTGGGCAAACTGGTGCGCAAGGCGGTGGTCAAGTTGCTGGATGAGCCGGACTCGGTGATCAAGATCGGCAACAAAGACCTGGAAAGCTCCCTGGGGATGCCGGTGTTCCGCAATGAACAAGTGCTGTCCGGCACCGGTGTGATCACCGGCCTGGCCTGGACCAGCATGGGCGGCGCTACGTTGCCGATCGAGGCGACGCGCATCCATACGCTCAATCGCGGCTTCAAGCTCACCGGGCAGTTGGGTGAAGTGATGAAGGAATCCGCCGAAATCGCCTACAGCTACATCAGCTCGAACCTGAAGTCGTTCGGCGGTGATCCGAAATTCTTCGACGAAGCCTTCGTACACTTGCACGTGCCGGAAGGGGCCACGCCGAAAGACGGCCCAAGTGCAGGTGTGACGATGGCCAGTGCGCTGTTGTCGCTGGCGCGTAACCAGCCACCGAAAAAGGGCGTAGCCATGACCGGGGAGCTGACGTTGACCGGGCATGTGCTGCCGATTGGTGGGGTGCGTGAAAAGGTAATCGCGGCAAGGCGTCAGAAGATTCATGAGCTGATCCTGCCGGAGCCGAACCGTGGCAGCTTTGAGGAATTGCCGGAATACCTCAAGGAAGGCATGACCGTGCACTTTGCCAAGCGGTTTGCGGATGTGGCCAAAGTGCTGTTCTGAAACCTGTAGTGAGCGGGCTTGTCCCGCGCTGGGCGGCGAAGCCGCCTAACCAGGCACCGAGTTTCTTCATTTAGAACAAAACAAGGTGTCAGGTTTTGGGGCGGCTTCGCCGCCCAGCGCGGACAAGCCCGCTCACTACGACTGCGTTCTGTTACTTCCCTCCTGTCACACCTTGTCTCATCTTCGGTTATGCTCGCCGTTCGTCGTGAATGAACGGAGCCCCCATGACCGCTGCCCGCCTGCTTCTCCCCTTGAGCCTTGCCCTGCTAGCTGCGTGCGCCAGTGCGCCGAAGCAAAACGTCACCGTGGAAAACCAGAGCGCCTGCCCGCTTGTGCTTAAAACCGGGCAAAACTTGATCCTCACCCTGCCCAGCAACCCCACCACCGGCTACCGTTGGGCCATCCAGGATTCTGCCGGCGGCGTGCTGCGCGCGCTGAGCCCTGAGGTCTACAGCAGCTCGGAATCCGGCGTGATCGGTGGCGGCGGCCAGTCCACCTGGCGCTTCCAGGCCTTCGCGGCAGGTAATGGCCGTCTGCGGGTCACCTCCCAGCAACCTTGGGAGCCAGAAGCCGAGCCTGCCGAAACCTTCGACTGCGCCATTACGGTGAACTGATATGCCATGGCTGATTCTTGCGTTGATGGGCGCCGGCACATTTATCTACGGCCTGACCACCCATGCCACATTGCTGTGCCTGCTGGTCAAGCCGCTGCCGGTGCTGGCGTTGTTGGGCTGGCTGCATGATGCGCCGCCCACCGACTATCGACGCTGGATCAGCCTGGGACTGATTTTTTCACTGGTCGGCGATGTGTTGCTCGCTTGGCCAGGTGACCTGTTCATCTTTGGGCTAGGCGCCTTCTTGTTTGCGCACCTGGCCTATCTCAAGGCCTATCTCAGCGACTGTCGTCGCTTGGCGCTCCTGCCTTTGTTGTTGGCGCTGGGCGTGGGCGCGATTCTGTTGAGCATCCTGATCTCCCACGGCCTCGGCGACCTGCTGATCCCCGTGGTGGTTTATGCGCTGGTGATCAGCGCCATGCTCTGGCGTGCGTTGGCACGGTTGGTGTAAGTGCCA
The Pseudomonas poae DNA segment above includes these coding regions:
- a CDS encoding peptidase inhibitor I42, which gives rise to MTAARLLLPLSLALLAACASAPKQNVTVENQSACPLVLKTGQNLILTLPSNPTTGYRWAIQDSAGGVLRALSPEVYSSSESGVIGGGGQSTWRFQAFAAGNGRLRVTSQQPWEPEAEPAETFDCAITVN